A genomic stretch from uncultured Pseudodesulfovibrio sp. includes:
- a CDS encoding AAA family ATPase, translating to MLAEPYRRCVSHEEFYEQAASTHGLVFKNNDKGAVVRPLSLEQLLDTEFASNQYILENLFQEGELVLLAGERKASKSFFLADLLMAMASKGKFCDRIIANQKINCLLVDGELSLKVLQRRFRPMSQIHNGEDWAQRMRILSLKDEGKKINLLDRNDRLWIEERIDDDQVIAFDNYGKLVPTAKGSSPTAWREVEEWFEALRLQGKTVILVQHENKAGQLRGTLKMEDDADLLISLKRPKSWQPSDGNVVEVHFPAARHLHGEQLHPILVEYRQDDYGFHRHAQVMKEDTKRSAVEDSSEIAKDEVEKYGLSLLQVEILRIARATGEVRASNVKDDCVKGRSGKSVTAAFKRLCGLGLLVAQGSSTKGRFYSPA from the coding sequence ATGCTTGCTGAACCATATAGACGTTGTGTCTCGCATGAGGAGTTTTATGAACAGGCCGCGAGCACTCATGGTCTCGTGTTTAAGAATAATGATAAGGGGGCGGTTGTCCGTCCTCTTTCCCTTGAGCAACTCCTTGATACGGAGTTTGCTTCAAATCAGTATATTCTTGAAAATTTGTTTCAGGAGGGGGAACTCGTTCTATTGGCAGGTGAGAGAAAGGCGAGCAAGTCATTCTTCCTTGCTGATTTGTTGATGGCTATGGCGAGTAAGGGAAAGTTCTGTGATCGAATTATTGCCAATCAAAAGATCAATTGCCTTCTTGTTGATGGGGAATTGTCTTTAAAAGTGCTTCAGAGACGCTTTAGGCCAATGAGCCAGATTCATAATGGTGAAGATTGGGCCCAGAGGATGCGAATCCTGAGTCTCAAAGATGAAGGTAAGAAAATCAACCTCCTTGATCGAAATGATCGTCTGTGGATCGAGGAGCGTATCGATGATGATCAAGTCATTGCATTTGATAACTATGGGAAACTTGTTCCCACGGCTAAGGGGAGTTCTCCAACCGCCTGGCGTGAAGTTGAGGAGTGGTTTGAAGCTCTTCGTTTGCAGGGAAAAACTGTAATCTTGGTTCAGCATGAAAACAAAGCTGGGCAACTTCGGGGAACGCTCAAGATGGAAGATGATGCAGATCTTCTTATCTCTTTGAAACGGCCAAAGAGCTGGCAGCCGTCTGATGGAAATGTTGTCGAAGTCCATTTCCCTGCTGCCCGTCATCTGCATGGGGAGCAGTTGCATCCGATTCTTGTCGAGTATCGCCAGGACGACTATGGATTCCATAGACATGCGCAGGTGATGAAAGAAGATACAAAACGTTCTGCGGTTGAAGACTCTTCTGAAATCGCCAAGGATGAGGTTGAGAAGTATGGGTTGAGTTTACTTCAGGTAGAAATCTTAAGGATAGCAAGGGCAACTGGCGAAGTCCGAGCCAGTAATGTGAAAGATGATTGCGTGAAAGGGCGAAGTGGGAAGAGCGTCACAGCCGCTTTCAAGCGTTTGTGTGGTCTGGGGTTATTGGTTGCCCAAGGGAGCAGTACAAAAGGGCGATTCTATTCTCCTGCCTAA